In Citrus sinensis cultivar Valencia sweet orange chromosome 2, DVS_A1.0, whole genome shotgun sequence, a single genomic region encodes these proteins:
- the LOC102616544 gene encoding uncharacterized protein LOC102616544 isoform X3 translates to MLFIIHNFCTLPVQETSSMQQQPDETEAVKPQNEKVQELREADDEEQQIQQDYSIKTSSQDFLSESDQSLNHLSSSEESEVEWPFRDIVYQSPDCSDASISDEETDLIEISLPSGHSVGHYNKEEAPNNKFHLPVPDFSTPSIHLKQHGLMELLAAEINDMNEEDNLIEIDISMGSIKCPRFEIEA, encoded by the exons ATGTTGTTTATTATTCACAACTTCTGTACTTTACCAGTTCAG GAAACAAGTTCAATGCAACAACAGCCAGATGAAACTGAAGCAGTGAAGCCACAGAATGAGAAGGTGCAAGAACTGCGAGAAgctgatgatgaagagcaacAGATTCAACAAGACTACTCAATTAAAACATCATCACAAGATTTTCTCTCAGAAAGTGATCAGAGCCTGAATCACTTGTCAAGTAGTGAAGAATCGGAAGTGGAGTGGCCTTTTAGAGACATTGTGTACCAAAGCCCTGATTGCTCTGATGCGTCGATTTCTGATGAGGAAACCGATCTCATTGAAATCTCACTTCCAAGTGGGCATTCTGTTGGTCAttataataaagaagaagCTCCCAATAATAAGTTTCATTTGCCAGTGCCAGATTTCTCGACCCCGTCGATACATCTCAAGCAACATGGTTTAATGGAGCTATTAGCAGCTGAGATTAATGACATGAATGAGGAAGATAACTTGATCGAAATTGACATTTCCATGGGCTCCATCAAGTGTCCAAGGTTTGAAATTGAagcatga
- the LOC102616544 gene encoding uncharacterized protein LOC102616544 isoform X2: MLFIIHNFCTLPVQQKPVTDQETIHQETSSMQQQPDETEAVKPQNEKVQELREADDEEQQIQQDYSIKTSSQDFLSESDQSLNHLSSSEESEVEWPFRDIVYQSPDCSDASISDEETDLIEISLPSGHSVGHYNKEEAPNNKFHLPVPDFSTPSIHLKQHGLMELLAAEINDMNEEDNLIEIDISMGSIKCPRFEIEA; the protein is encoded by the exons ATGTTGTTTATTATTCACAACTTCTGTACTTTACCAGTTCAG CAAAAGCCAGTCACAGATCAAGAGACTATTCATCAGGAAACAAGTTCAATGCAACAACAGCCAGATGAAACTGAAGCAGTGAAGCCACAGAATGAGAAGGTGCAAGAACTGCGAGAAgctgatgatgaagagcaacAGATTCAACAAGACTACTCAATTAAAACATCATCACAAGATTTTCTCTCAGAAAGTGATCAGAGCCTGAATCACTTGTCAAGTAGTGAAGAATCGGAAGTGGAGTGGCCTTTTAGAGACATTGTGTACCAAAGCCCTGATTGCTCTGATGCGTCGATTTCTGATGAGGAAACCGATCTCATTGAAATCTCACTTCCAAGTGGGCATTCTGTTGGTCAttataataaagaagaagCTCCCAATAATAAGTTTCATTTGCCAGTGCCAGATTTCTCGACCCCGTCGATACATCTCAAGCAACATGGTTTAATGGAGCTATTAGCAGCTGAGATTAATGACATGAATGAGGAAGATAACTTGATCGAAATTGACATTTCCATGGGCTCCATCAAGTGTCCAAGGTTTGAAATTGAagcatga
- the LOC102616544 gene encoding uncharacterized protein LOC102616544 isoform X1, producing the protein MKLQNTTAEHQMASPLIAAALIISLIFSFIFGFGFSSVFVTSLLLIVSTLLFTLFTKQKPVTDQETIHQETSSMQQQPDETEAVKPQNEKVQELREADDEEQQIQQDYSIKTSSQDFLSESDQSLNHLSSSEESEVEWPFRDIVYQSPDCSDASISDEETDLIEISLPSGHSVGHYNKEEAPNNKFHLPVPDFSTPSIHLKQHGLMELLAAEINDMNEEDNLIEIDISMGSIKCPRFEIEA; encoded by the coding sequence ATGAAGTTGCAAAACACTACAGCTGAGCATCAAATGGCTTCCCCCTTGATTGCTGCTGCTCTTattatttctctaattttttcttttatctttggCTTCGGGTTCTCATCAGTCTTCGTTACATCTTTACTTTTGATTGTATCTACTCTTCTCTTTACATTATTCACAAAGCAAAAGCCAGTCACAGATCAAGAGACTATTCATCAGGAAACAAGTTCAATGCAACAACAGCCAGATGAAACTGAAGCAGTGAAGCCACAGAATGAGAAGGTGCAAGAACTGCGAGAAgctgatgatgaagagcaacAGATTCAACAAGACTACTCAATTAAAACATCATCACAAGATTTTCTCTCAGAAAGTGATCAGAGCCTGAATCACTTGTCAAGTAGTGAAGAATCGGAAGTGGAGTGGCCTTTTAGAGACATTGTGTACCAAAGCCCTGATTGCTCTGATGCGTCGATTTCTGATGAGGAAACCGATCTCATTGAAATCTCACTTCCAAGTGGGCATTCTGTTGGTCAttataataaagaagaagCTCCCAATAATAAGTTTCATTTGCCAGTGCCAGATTTCTCGACCCCGTCGATACATCTCAAGCAACATGGTTTAATGGAGCTATTAGCAGCTGAGATTAATGACATGAATGAGGAAGATAACTTGATCGAAATTGACATTTCCATGGGCTCCATCAAGTGTCCAAGGTTTGAAATTGAagcatga
- the LOC102616254 gene encoding nuclear transcription factor Y subunit B-3 has product MADSDNDSGGQNNSNANSELSAREQDRFLPIANVSRIMKKALPANAKISKDAKETVQECVSEFISFITGEASDKCQREKRKTINGDDLLWAMTTLGFEEYVEPLKVYLQKYREMEGEKTSMGREKDGGGSGGGAGSAGGGAAAGGGASGGGGAGGGYNGGMYGGMMMMGHQGHVYGSGGFHHHHHHQMGAGKSGSPAASASASARGGGGSSGAIRSR; this is encoded by the coding sequence aTGGCTGATTCGGACAACGATTCTGGGGGGCAAAACAACAGCAACGCAAACAGCGAGCTGTCGGCGAGAGAACAGGATAGGTTCTTGCCGATAGCTAATGTAAGCAGGATAATGAAGAAGGCTTTGCCAGCGAATGCGAAGATATCAAAGGACGCTAAAGAGACAGTGCAAGAGTGTGTGTCGGAGTTTATAAGTTTCATAACTGGCGAAGCTTCTGACAAGTGTCAGCGCGAGAAGCGGAAGACGATCAACGGTGATGATTTGTTGTGGGCCATGACGACTTTAGGCTTCGAAGAGTACGTGGAACCCTTGAAGGTCTATTTGCAAAAGTATAGGGAGATGGAGGGAGAGAAGACTTCCATGGGGAGGGAGAAGGACGGCGGTGGTAGCGGAGGCGGCGCTGGATCAGCCGGTGGCGGAGCAGCGGCTGGTGGTGGGGCCAGTGGTGGCGGCGGTGCTGGTGGGGGTTACAATGGAGGGATGTACGGtgggatgatgatgatgggaCATCAAGGACACGTTTATGGCTCTGGTggatttcatcatcatcatcatcatcagatgGGTGCTGGAAAGAGTGGGTCCCCCGCTGCATCAGCTTCTGCCTCCGCCAGAGGCGGCGGTGGCAGCAGTGGAGCTATTAGGTCAAGGTAG